Genomic window (Helianthus annuus cultivar XRQ/B chromosome 3, HanXRQr2.0-SUNRISE, whole genome shotgun sequence):
tccctattgatctcaaccattagatcaaagatctagtTGTTtaaacacttcttacacttctcacactttagaccctttttacactatcctatCCCAATATATACATATGTTTGATATAAACGAATTGTATGTAATCGCACTTAAACAATACACTGACGAATAGATTATCCGAAAAAATTAGAAACGTAAATGCAATAAACAAAACATATGTTCATTCTACTTATATTCGTTTATTTAACAACAAAATTAAACAGAGATATTTTAAACTATCTAACAATTCACTCAAACTCACTCAGTTTCATGGTTGTTAATTATTGGAAGATGATGCGATAACTTCTTCCACTAAATTGTTTTCGATTATTTGTAAATGGAAGTGTGAAAAGACACACATAATTAGGTTAATTTTGGAAGTCAATATGGTGATAGAGAAACACAAAAAGAAGCCAACAATGGCTTGGTAGGAATATAAAGCAACAATCACTATACAATAACTTAGCATATACTTCTTGCCCCACATTATCCtttacttatattaatttttaacTAGCTCTAATGGGGTTGATGGGAAATTGGTAAAGATAAAGCCTTCGTAAACACTTAAGTTTAGAGGTATTGAGTtcaagtaggggtgttcaaaaccggatatccgaatatTTCGGATAGTAAATTTTGCTATCCGAATTCGGATATTAAAACGGATAtccaaaattctaaaaaataaaatattttttccATAAACACCTAAATCCGAGAATTTTTTGCATTATTAGGTGATTTGAACATCAAAAGACTACTTCTAGGTGGTGTGCAAAATATTAATTACTTATAGGTAATTCGCTGTTTGAATCAGCGACATTTAACCAAAATTTCGGCCAAACCTGCTAGTCCTGCCACCATTCTGCAAAGATTCTTTTTGTAGCTGAAGTTCGTTGTTTTAAACCCATACATTCAGAAGTTCCTTGTTTTAAATCCATACATCTTTTAAAGTCGCTGAATGGAACAAATACATTAATGAAGTCGCTGTTTGATACTATAAGTTAATGAAAGTCGTTGTTTGATACACATAAGTTCAGAAAGTTGCTGTTTGATATGTATACATTCAGAAAGTTGCTGTTTTGAATTACAACATCACATAAAGTCGTTGTTTTTAATAAGAACTTCAATAAAGTTGCTGCCATGTTGACGTGATTCTTCAGCATAGAACTGTGTTTCCAATCTATATAATATTTAGTAGGTTAGCTGGGAAAGGTAAATGACACATGAAGTAGGCTAGCTTTTTTACTATACTTATCGTTCAGAACCATAATGCAGAAATGATTAGTATAATTTGCAGGATCAATACTCTTCTCCTTCAATGCTTTGTATCAGTTTGATTCAGCGACATTAATGAACATATGGGTTCAGTTCAGTAACATTTATGAACATATAGAAATAAAACAGCGAAGTTTATATACGTATCAGTTTGATTCAGCGACATTTATGACATATGGGTTCAATTCAGCGACATTTATGAACATATTAGTTTGATTCAACGACTTTAAAAGATGTATGGGTTTAAAACAACGAACTTCTGAATGTACGGGTTTAAAACAACGAACTTCAGCTAGAAAAAGAATCTTTGCAGAATGGTGGCAGGACTTACAGGTTTGGCAGAAATTTTGGTTAAATGTCGCTGAATCAAATAGAGAATTACCTATAAGTAATTAATTTTTTGCACACCACCTAGAACTATTCTTTTGATGTTCAAAGCACCTAAAATTCCAAATCTGATGAGATTCAAAATTTTATCAACATCAAGACTTTCTCTAATgcattcttttcttcttcaaattttaCCAACACCTTCTTTTGGGtgcaaataaaaatataaaccaGATGGTTGTgtatagaaatagaaatagaagtCCAAAAGGTGGAGAAACTAAAAGTTGCAAGAACTTGTTCTTGGTCGTCAACATCAACATCATCCATATCTTTCACTTTTCAAGGCCGATGCCACCACCATCACGGCTTCTAGacctaccaccaccaccgccgaTTACCGGTAACGGATTCTTTGTAGGTAGCTATTCAAATGAGCCAACTCTCACAAGCAGAGAATACAGTTAAGAGGGAGGAATCACTAGCGAAGAACTAGAGTTTGTGGAATGAGGTGCGATGTGTGGTTGAAATTTTGAATGATGAGGCTGCGATGTCAAAAGGATAAGGAAAAGAAAGACATATCTAGGGTTTTCACTTTAatactttatatatatttaaaaataaaaaatagaatttatttcggatatcggatatccgatttttcggatatccgaaaattcagaTAATTCGGATTCggaatttcggatatttcgggttcgatttcggattcggatttttttgaacacccctaggttCAAGTCACATACACGATGGGATTAAAAAGAAATCTGTCTTCAAAAATTTCAGGTTTAGCTACGCATTACATTGGTGCTTTCCTGAGCACGGTGCGACAAGAATTATATGTATAACGTACAAATAAAACTATTCACATATCAATaatattttcaaaataatcaTGGTGCGACAGAGATTATATGTATAACGTACAAATAAAACTACTCACATATTGATAATATTTTCAAAATattaaaatgaaaaacaaaaggCTAACATTATAAATCTTGTTACCATATATACTAAAAATCAAAGTCGGTGATGAAAGCACCTCCAGACGATGGCCCTTCCGCTTTGTAATTCTCCATTTTTGGTCCCTCTAAGCTTGCATTATCGGTTCTTCCTTTTTTTAATTTTGCATGTTAGGTCCATGTAGGTTTTAGCTGCCACTTATGTATGTTTTTTTATTACACGTGTCTGTTTTctttatttatttctttaactTCTTTTTAAGCGTCTTTCTTCTTTGTTTTCCTCTGTCAGTTTTCTATCTGCAATTTTAACAATATCTGCGGTAATGTCTTCCTCTTCAATCGTTTGCTTTAGTGGAATCGTTGTTTATGTCTTCTTATGCGATCGTTTTCTTAGTGATGATCgttgttttttatttattgtaTCACCGTTTCTTTAGTAATGATTCTtcgtttttgctatgtatgttgcgATCATTTGCTTTAGTGTTGATCACTGTTGTTTTATTTATTGTACCGATGTTTCCTTAGTGATGATTCTCCGTTTTAAAATGGGCATGCAATTGTTGTTTACATATTTTAGTACCAACTTTGAATGTTCATAGTAAGTAATACTTTATTtctacataatttttttttaattgaaagtAAACCATAAAATATGGAAACTTGAGGGATATTTGCATGTGATCCTTATGCATAATTGTTTATGTTACAGATGATAAATGTTCACAACAAACATAACTTAATTGAGAGAAAATTAATATCACTTATAACCCATATGTGACTCATGTAGTTGTTGGGAACATGATGCATTTTGCTTTATATTTTTTTAGTCTTTTTAATTACCTAAGTTTATATGTATTTTGTTCCTACTAAGTAACATCTAATGTTAATATATTTTATAGGATATTGAACTTGCAATATTAAATGTTGAAATTTGGTTTATCTAGAGGCCGTTTTAAGAATAGAACTTTCTCCCAACTCTTTTTTCAAATGTTAGGTATGAAACGATTTTTCTGATTACATCAGTATCAATGTACTATTACATATGTTAATCTAATACAAAGCGtttatttggcgttttatgtaaCAACATGATGTTACATACGTAACAAAACGCTAATATATATGTAACACTATGATGTTACATTACATAGGTTTTGTCAATTAATATTTCCCTTTTTATGTACCACATTCATGCTTATTATATACAATGTATGTTTAAGCATGATGTAACAACATAAACACCTAAATTTCAATGGACcaaaaaatatatactaaaacCTAAGAATCCAACACTTCTTacatgtaacaactctcactaaaaataatacttagaataataattatctattaagggaACCCTAATTGAGAGAcacaagtaattctgcattagccctaaaattttcagaacaaacagaatcaagatcagggcccctaaaactcaagggggggcaaaccctagctaaacgtttatctaaataaaacgttggTCAAAGCTGATTGGTTAATTTTATTGATTcagccaagctagtcccgagcctaggcagcctataattagactgcttagcttacagACCGCAAGGGTaacggcttacggtccgtaagcgagtcccaaaaattgctataaatagccgaccttgggacttgaaattaaAACTGAAAACGACGTAAAAAGCTtatgtgtacgtcgagttataagtaaaacagttcacaacacacactaattcacgaagtgctgccgcaatcagggtaataactcgatcgttattacgattcaacgtccgatcgattataactatccaacgattgtccgagtgctgctcaaattgagcttatactttgattattcgtcgtgatttcgacttgaatatttgagtactgttcgaattcggactatgctctgttattcgttgtgaatccgattgaattgttaagtattgcacttgttaatcgttgtgagggtttaatctcatgaattgacgtaactgctgtattagttactaacccgtttgtgtgtgcattatgttaaattaggtttaatcaaggctaatcagtaggcttatatcttgctcgttaaatctgcaatgtgagtcattctctttttatcaactattttacaaaactccaagtatttccaaagttataattacagggattaagtctttgtaatcaccatattacagccggtatgtggggttttgtatacattacttgataaccgtcactattggacaacgagttagccaatgagtgatatgaccatagtcacagacaccatcgggcaaagaggctaccgatggatgctcgagtgacaagtactgtgggtagttggtttgatatcagaaacattgtaatcgctcttaaggggtgtttggggttgagttttgaaaatagattatgcgttttgaataatcagaatcagataattagctgtaacaaaacgtgctgtagaaagatagtgtttggatttgattatgttgtttgatatcacaataatcagataatcaacattgtttggatttgattatgttgtttgatatcacaataatcagataatcaactatttgagtgtttggcaagtatatatattttaaaaaaataaataagtgaaaacgtaaaaaatcaatttttggattatcacgttttcctgcagcaaggggtgacctacttatggattatcacgttttgaactctacaaaacttaaaaaatcactttttattaattttttaccaaacactcaaaatagattttttttgcgatttcaaaacacaataatcaaataatcaagttgaaaacgcaatcccaaacacccccttaatactgtaaattataacaaaagtaATGTTTTCagtaaaactgaatgattcactcagtatttccccgctgacaaaaccttttccaaacatgtttcaggtgatctgatGTGATCCAaggaaagtgccgtgaagcactacaagctcagagaagtggctcaatgtgaataaataaagaaacatgttttgaaaaataaagatttccttgtgaaatcatcttattgtaaattatgggattttatccctaaaactttatgtaatatattaaacgggcaatttttttgtattaaaagatcctgtgttaaaagacttccgctgtcgcctaaattaaataccacgggattcctgtcccgcggctcctgaaacgggtcaaaccgggtcgggggccgtgacattacACATATTTCTTCTCTTCGTTTAAGTGCTTCATGTAGGAATCTGTTAGCTccttaacagatttacacattTCTTCATTAGACGTGAGATTTCCCATAAAACAAGTTTGCCACATAACGACCCCTTAAGGCCGAAGTCGGTAACACCTTTTCCAGCATATAGTTCCATTATGTTCCATTGTGTTCCACTAATTTAACTAATCAATAATGAAAGGTGTAACAGATAAAACAAACCATGTGAATCCATTTTTATCCATTCAGATCGGTTTCTTTTGTTAATTTTAgaggaattggcctgtaataattcCAATTAGATGTCTTTGGCCATTGATAGTCCCATCCTTAAATATTCCACCCACCAGTCCCATCTTGCATCTATTTTTCCTACAacggtcccccgttaaaaaaacttaacggagttatgtttttttccaaattacaaacaattttttatggcttttgatcagaacgacaaGACGAGTCCATTCATGTAAAACTTACCGCGAAACGGtactccaaacgatgaaaacaaCGTTTCAagtcgggtgtttaaatttccaattaacaaaaatcaactCATTTGGAGCACCAtgtcgaggtaagttttacatcaatggacttgtatcgtcgttctgatcaaaattcctaaaaatctgtttgtaatttgtaaaaaggcttaactctgttaagttttttttaacgggaGACTGGTGTAGGAAAAATAGATGAAAAGTGGGACTAGTGGGGGGAATATTCAAATGTGAGACTGTTTCGGACCAATGACctctagttgggattattacaggccaattcccttTAATTTTATGGTATGTAGTTTGGTGTGTAATGTAATGGTATACACTTGGATTTGTAGTGAACATTTCAAAGGGCTAAATATTTTTGCTTGATGATTTAGCTGTCTAATTTCCTCGCCCCCTTGAGAAGCGTGTGTACATTTACCAAAAGCCTGTACCTTTGGTTGTTTTAATGATTTTTAGGGTATAGAGGATGCAAGAAACTTAAATTAAGGACTACGCTTTTGCTTTAAAAGCTACTGATTCAAATTAACAGTTGTTGTGCAAGTTTGATTGTTATTGTCGTTGGTTCTTCTCTAAATTATACTTTTACTTTTTATGGGTGTTTTTCTTTCTCCTTATTTGTCAATAATAGATTGAATGTTGTGACAGGGTTGTTATAACTTATAACACACGGGTTCACATATATAATATGCTATGGACTTAACCGCCTCTTTGAATTACTTAAAAAAGGCACTACATCATCGCAACGCGCGACAGATAAATTACTAATTTATCACAGTTATATGTGTTCTAGGTATCAAAATATCAAATCATCGTCAATTTCGCAAACACTCAAAACTAATTATCATGATGTCCCCTAAACTATACCCTTTGAAAAGATTGTCCCATTTCGATCACCCAAAGACACAAGTCTTCATTCGACAATTCAACATATGCCttatttgtgttagatttttgtATCGGTTGATCGAATGAGTAAATTTTCTATTTTAGTTGAAACTAAAACGCACTTAAAATCATATGATGTGATGTATGATATCTGATCCGTTTTAACTCAAACTTAACTCAAATTAAACGATTACATATTTTAACTTGTTACAAAACTCAGTTTAAATTACTAGCAATCTTTTTGTGTATTTAAATATAAGAATTCTAAAGTAAGACACCAtttgaaaataataataaaatattagtaTATAATAATACAAAAGGAGAATGACCAAAATCAACATCTTTTCCATGCTTATTAATTATTATTCTAGTATACTCATGTACAAATTATTCATATTCAATTCCCTACACATCTTTTCACAAAACATATATACCAACCACAATAATACCAAAATCCAAATATATCTATAAATATACATGCACAAATATTCAAACAAAGCAAAGGGTGTTCCATATACATCTTGTGCTACTTGTTGTTCTAAGAAGCTTCACCTAAACCATGAGTTCTCCGACGAAATCGCCGGAGAAGAAGCAGTCGATAAGGATAATATTCCGGTATGCCGATTGGTTCGACAAATTGCTCATACTATTGGGCACACTTGGAGCCATTGGTGATGGAGCTTCTACAAACGTTTTACTACTTTTTGTTAGTCGTTTGTTTAATCATTTGGGTTATGGTAGAGGTGTTCAACACAACCCGAAAAACTTCATGAACGAAATCGGAGAGGTTAGCTAGCATGCATTTTTATTCTAGCTATGCGACGATTTATTTCGTTGCAAATGAGCTTTGTAGCACGAAAATAGTCTGGTTTTGGGTTGTGATCATATCTAATCCTTTTAACAAATATGTATTGTTTTTGTGTTCACTTATTTAACTCGTTTAATTAAAGGGTGGTGTTCTGGTTGATCTGTTTAACCCGTTtaactttgtttttgtttttgtttttgttttgtacAGTGTAGTTTAGCTTTTGTGTACATTGGATTAGGAGTTATGTTGATGGCTTTTATGGGtaaatttttcttttctttttgtttgatcTTGTTCTATAAACATACAAAACCGAAAAACCCATAACTAGATTCGGTTTTTCTTCTTTGTGGGGGTTTACAGAAGGGTATTGCTGGAGTAAAATAAGCGAACGACAGGTTTTGAAGATTCGATACAAGTATCTGGAGGCTATTTTGAGACAAGAAGTTGGTTTTTTTGATTCACAAGAAGCAACAACTTCAGAAATCATCAATAGCATTTCTAAAGACACCTCACTCCTACAAGAAGTCCTTAGTGAAAAGGTAATAACATTAAACACTCGGTTATCATCGTATAAATTACTTGATTTATACGTTATGTTCGTCACAAATCCGTCGAATCATATAAAGGTAAGTGCCAAATGAGTCAAACATGATAAAGTCACCAAAAATCTATTTACAATATGTTTCTTAATCTTAATTATTGCATAAATTATGTATTAGTTTTGATATAAAAAAGTGTTTTCCAACCAACCCGTTTACACTCGGGCCTATTTTGATCCATTACCAGTGTCGGAATCATAATCTCTTGATCTAAGGGCGAATGCATAAATTTTTTTCATATTCCAAAAACTATTTGCGTTTTTCTCACCGAAAAAAAGGTATCAAAAAAGAATTTTACTATATAGTGGAAAATTTCATGTTTTTGTCAAAAAGCATAAACTTTCCTCCGTAAAAACGTTTTTCTTAAGGAATCATGACAACGACAATTAAAAGGTCAAACTCACAATTTCGTTACAGAAGAACCCGCTTTTTTATATAGCGAGTACCTGTAAACTGACGCACCAGTGGACCctctttaccccccccccccatacgcATCATACTAATGTTTTGTTTGGCTATGTCGTAGGTGCCAAAATTCTTGATGCACACATCAGTGTTCTTATCAGGACTAGCATTTTGCACATACTTCTCATGGAGACTGTCACTAGTCGCTTTTCCGACGCTAATATTCTTAATAATCCCGGGCCTTATTTATGGAAAATACCTCTTATTTTTGTCTAAAAAATCGTTCCAAGAGTACGCTAAGGCGAACAGTATCGTGGAACAAGCTCTTGCTTCTATAAAAACCGTCTATTCATTCACTGCTGAAAAGACGATTGTCAATAAGTACTCAACGATCTTGGACCGCACAACGGAAATGGGATTGAAGCAAGGCATTGCTAAAGGTCTCGCGGTTGGGAGTACCGGGCTTTCTTTCGCGATATGGGCTTTGGTCGCTTGGTATGGAAGCCGTTTGGTTATGTATAAAGGCGAAAGTGGCGGGCGGGTTTATGCATCCGGGCTTTCTTTCATTTTGGGTGGATTGTAAGCAATTTGACCCATTAACCTAACTGACCGGCCCGTTTTATCTATTTGACCCATTAACGCAACTGACTGGCCCGTTTTGCAGATCACTTGGGATGGCATTACCAGAACTGAACCACTTCACAGAAGCATCAGTAGCAGCATCAAGAATATTCCATAGGATCGACCGAATCCCAGAAATCGACGGTCACGACAACAATGGGCTTGTACCCGACACGATTAACGGTCAGATCGAATTCGAAAACATCGAATTCACATACCCTtcaaggccaaactgcattattCTCAAAGAGTTTAACTTGAAAATCGAAGCGGGAAGCACCGTTGCTCTTGTGGGTGCAAGCGGGAGTGGTAAATCGACCGCCATTGCTTTAGTTCAACGGTTTTATGATGCAGATCGCGGTGTTGTTCGGGTTGATGGGTTGGATATAAAGAAACTGCAGTTGAAATGGTTGAGAGCACAAATGGGGTTGGTTAGTCAAGAACACGCGCTGTTTGGAACGTCGATTAAGGAAAATATAATGTTCGGAAAGATTGATGCAACCATGGAGGAGGTTATCGCGGCTGCAACGGCTGCTAACGCTCATAATTTCATCCGCCAGCTTCCCGAAGGATACGAAACAAAGGTAAGCTTCAAAATTCGAACACAAACATCCCACGAAAAAAAATCTGGTTTTGGGTTGTTATATCTAACATTCTAACCTGGGTCATGTTGGGGTTGACATGTTCAACCCATTTAATTAAACAAGTCAACCCAGCAACCCATTTACAACGGGTTTAACCCCATTTATTACAACCCACCAACCTGTTTAACACATTTATCACAACCCAACCTTTTTAGAAAAAAGTATTAACGAGTTTGTTGATTTTAAAGGTTGGCGAAAGAGGGGCGCTTTTATCCGGTGGACAAAAGCAAAGGATCGCTATAGCTCGAGCGATCATCAAGAACCCGGTGATTCTTCTTCTAGATGAAGCTACAAGTGCACTTGATTCAGAATCAGAAAAGCTTGTTCAAACAGCTCTTGATCAAGCTGCCATGGGAAGAACAACAATggtaaaaataaatataacttttagacttcaaaatcttcatAAATAAACGTTCGTAGAAGCACACGCTAAATCTTGATTGTTGATATTAACAGGTTGTCGCACATAAGCTCGCGACGATACGAAATGCAGATGTGATTGCCGTTATGAGCGAAGGCAGTGTAATCGAACAAGGTTCACATAACGATTTGATCAATAGCAACACGGGTCATTACGCTCGATTAGTCAAACTTCAAAGGCAATTCAGTTCATTTAACGAACACGAGAATAGCACCCCGGTGGCGGTAAGAAGCAGTGCTTCAAGGTTAAGCACTTCTAAATCGAGCCCGGCCCTGTTCGATTCACCAATGCCTTGTAATGATCCGCAGTCGTTATCATCATCGAACTACCCTCCACCGTCGTTTTCTCGGCTCCTTTTGTTAAACTCGCCAGAATGGAAACAAGGGTTGATCGGTAGCCTTGCTGCCGCCGTGTTTGGGGCGGTGCAACCGGTTTACGCGTTGACAATCGGAGGAATGATTTCGGCGTTTTTTGTACAGAATCACGAAGAGATGAACGCGCGAATCAGAACTTATTCGGTTATTTTCTGTTCGCTTGCGGTCATTTCGATTCTAGTTAATCTTTTACAACATTATAACTTCGCTTACATGGGTGAACAATTAACAAAAAGAATCAGATCAAAAATGCTAGAGAAAATTCTAACGTTTGAACCGGCTTGGTTCGACGATGAATATAATGCTAGCGGTGCGTTATGTTCTAGACTAAGTAACGAAGCGTCAATGGTTAAATCGCTTGTGGCTGACCGGATGTCATTACTAATCCAAACGGGCTCGGGTGTCTTAATCGCGATGATTATGGGTCTAGTCGTGGCGTGGAAGCTCGCACTTGTGATGATCGCGGTTCAACCACTCACGATTCTTTGTTTCTACGCAAGAAAAGTATTGTTGTCTACAATGTCGGCTAACTTTATCAAGTACCAAAATCAAAGTACTCAGATCGCTGTTGAGGCTGTTTACAATCACAGAATCGTGACTTCGTTCGGGAGTTTAGGGATCGTTCTTCAGATATTCGATAAGGCTCAAGATGGGCCGAGAAAGGAAGCGAGAAAAAAGGCATGGTTAGCTGGAATAGGGATCGGTCTGGCGCAAGGGTTAACGTTTATTTGTTGGGCTTTGGATTTTTGGTATGGTGGGAAGCTGGTTGATGCTGGGGAGATATCGGCTGGGGATGTTTTCAAGACGTTCTTTATATTGATCAGCACCGGAAAGGTTATAGCTGATGCTGGAAGTATGACTTCTGATATCGCTAAAGGCTCCACAGCTGTTGCTTCCGTTTTCTCCATTTTCGATCGCCAGTCACTCATCTCCAGCAATGCTAATGTAAGTAATTAAGTAAATCTTTCTTTCCTTTCATGTTCACATCTTCATTGAGACATTTTAATCTAACAAATCGCCTGCTAAACTATATATCAAACACCTTGCACGCATCCATTTTATCGAAAACCTTGCATGCAGCGCATTTTATCGAACACCTTGCGTGCAGCATATTTTATCGAACACCTTGCGTGCAgcgcattttatcaaacaccttgcgTGCAACatttttatcaaacacctagcgTGCAacgcattttatcaaacaccttgtgAGCAGTATTTTTATCAGACACATAGTGTGCAGCCGACAACCTTTTGTGCACCCCTTTATTTTTTTGaaacattttatcaaacaccttgtgCGCACACATTTTATCGAACACCTTGTGTGCACACACATTTTATCAAACACGCAGTATTTTTATCGAACACCTTGCGTGCAGCATTTTTATCGAACACCTTGCGTGCAGCATTTTTATCGAACACCTTGCGTGCAGCACATTTTAACGAACACCTTGCGTGAAGCACATTTTATCGAACACCTTGCGTGCAGCACATTTTATCGAACACCTTTGCAGTATTTTATCAAACACATAGTGTGCAGCCGAAAACCTTGTGTGCACCCCTTTTATCAAATACCTTGTGTCACACACCTTTTATCAATCACCCTGTGTGCACCCCTTTATTTTTTTGaaacattttatcaaacaccttgtgCGCACACATTTTATCGAACACCCTGTGTGCGCACACATTTTATCGAACACCTTGTGTGCGCACACATTTTATCAAACACAGCAGTATTTTTATCGAACACCTTGTGTGCACCCATTTATTTCTATCAAACATTCCATCAAACACCTTATGTGCAGCATTCACAGGACGAAACCGAATCCACCGGGGTAAAACTAGAAAAACTCATCGGCGGAATCGAGATAAAGAAGGTAGATTTCTCCTACCCAGGAAGACCCGAGACCCCAATCTTGCGAGACTTTTGTTTAGAAGTAAAACCCGGAACAAGCATCGGATTGGTGGGTAAAAGCGGGTGCGGAAAGTCCACTGTAATCGCATTGATCCAACGATTCTACGATGCAGATAGAGGTACAGTGAA
Coding sequences:
- the LOC110928539 gene encoding putative ABC transporter B family member 8 isoform X1, coding for MSSPTKSPEKKQSIRIIFRYADWFDKLLILLGTLGAIGDGASTNVLLLFVSRLFNHLGYGRGVQHNPKNFMNEIGECSLAFVYIGLGVMLMAFMEGYCWSKISERQVLKIRYKYLEAILRQEVGFFDSQEATTSEIINSISKDTSLLQEVLSEKVPKFLMHTSVFLSGLAFCTYFSWRLSLVAFPTLIFLIIPGLIYGKYLLFLSKKSFQEYAKANSIVEQALASIKTVYSFTAEKTIVNKYSTILDRTTEMGLKQGIAKGLAVGSTGLSFAIWALVAWYGSRLVMYKGESGGRVYASGLSFILGGLSLGMALPELNHFTEASVAASRIFHRIDRIPEIDGHDNNGLVPDTINGQIEFENIEFTYPSRPNCIILKEFNLKIEAGSTVALVGASGSGKSTAIALVQRFYDADRGVVRVDGLDIKKLQLKWLRAQMGLVSQEHALFGTSIKENIMFGKIDATMEEVIAAATAANAHNFIRQLPEGYETKVGERGALLSGGQKQRIAIARAIIKNPVILLLDEATSALDSESEKLVQTALDQAAMGRTTMVVAHKLATIRNADVIAVMSEGSVIEQGSHNDLINSNTGHYARLVKLQRQFSSFNEHENSTPVAVRSSASRLSTSKSSPALFDSPMPCNDPQSLSSSNYPPPSFSRLLLLNSPEWKQGLIGSLAAAVFGAVQPVYALTIGGMISAFFVQNHEEMNARIRTYSVIFCSLAVISILVNLLQHYNFAYMGEQLTKRIRSKMLEKILTFEPAWFDDEYNASGALCSRLSNEASMVKSLVADRMSLLIQTGSGVLIAMIMGLVVAWKLALVMIAVQPLTILCFYARKVLLSTMSANFIKYQNQSTQIAVEAVYNHRIVTSFGSLGIVLQIFDKAQDGPRKEARKKAWLAGIGIGLAQGLTFICWALDFWYGGKLVDAGEISAGDVFKTFFILISTGKVIADAGSMTSDIAKGSTAVASVFSIFDRQSLISSNANHSQDETESTGVKLEKLIGGIEIKKVDFSYPGRPETPILRDFCLEVKPGTSIGLVGKSGCGKSTVIALIQRFYDADRGTVKVDRVDIRMLNIEWYRKHMALVSQEPVLYSGTIRDNIMFGKMDASEQELIEAAKAANAHTFISSLKDGYDTECGERGVQLSGGQKQRISIARAIIRNPTILLLDEATSALDVQSEHVVQEALDQIMVGRTTVVVAHRLNTIRNLDSIAFVSEGKVVEQGTFNQLKNKKGAFFELANIQKA
- the LOC110928539 gene encoding putative ABC transporter B family member 8 isoform X2 — translated: MSSPTKSPEKKQSIRIIFRYADWFDKLLILLGTLGAIGDGASTNVLLLFVSRLFNHLGYGRGVQHNPKNFMNEIGECSLAFVYIGLGVMLMAFMEGYCWSKISERQVLKIRYKYLEAILRQEVGFFDSQEATTSEIINSISKDTSLLQEVLSEKVPKFLMHTSVFLSGLAFCTYFSWRLSLVAFPTLIFLIIPGLIYGKYLLFLSKKSFQEYAKANSIVEQALASIKTVYSFTAEKTIVNKYSTILDRTTEMGLKQGIAKGLAVGSTGLSFAIWALVAWYGSRLVMYKGESGGRVYASGLSFILGGLSLGMALPELNHFTEASVAASRIFHRIDRIPEIDGHDNNGLVPDTINGQIEFENIEFTYPSRPNCIILKEFNLKIEAGSTVALVGASGSGKSTAIALVQRFYDADRGVVRVDGLDIKKLQLKWLRAQMGLVSQEHALFGTSIKENIMFGKIDATMEEVIAAATAANAHNFIRQLPEGYETKVGERGALLSGGQKQRIAIARAIIKNPVILLLDEATSALDSESEKLVQTALDQAAMGRTTMVVAHKLATIRNADVIAVMSEGSVIEQGSHNDLINSNTGHYARLVKLQRQFSSFNEHENSTPVAVRSSASRLSTSKSSPALFDSPMPCNDPQSLSSSNYPPPSFSRLLLLNSPEWKQGLIGSLAAAVFGAVQPVYALTIGGMISAFFVQNHEEMNARIRTYSVIFCSLAVISILVNLLQHYNFAYMGEQLTKRIRSKMLEKILTFEPAWFDDEYNASGALCSRLSNEASMVKSLVADRMSLLIQTGSGVLIAMIMGLVVAWKLALVMIAVQPLTILCFYARKVLLSTMSANFIKYQNQSTQIAVEAVYNHRIVTSFGSLGIVLQIFDKAQDGPRKEARKKAWLAGIGIGLAQGLTFICWALDFWYGGKLVDAGEISAGDVFKTFFILISTGKVIADAGSMTSDIAKGSTAVASVFSIFDRQSLISSNANDETESTGVKLEKLIGGIEIKKVDFSYPGRPETPILRDFCLEVKPGTSIGLVGKSGCGKSTVIALIQRFYDADRGTVKVDRVDIRMLNIEWYRKHMALVSQEPVLYSGTIRDNIMFGKMDASEQELIEAAKAANAHTFISSLKDGYDTECGERGVQLSGGQKQRISIARAIIRNPTILLLDEATSALDVQSEHVVQEALDQIMVGRTTVVVAHRLNTIRNLDSIAFVSEGKVVEQGTFNQLKNKKGAFFELANIQKA